In Rhodopirellula sp. P2, the DNA window CATGGGCGAAAATATCCTGGCCCCTCCCCCTCCTCTTTCAATCGGCGAAATCAGTCCGGCGTTTCGTCGTCGCATGGGGTGACGGGGGTGTCCGAATTTGCGGGGCCGCCGTGGCCGAGACCGTGCGACCACGTCAATTTCTTTCCCCAAAATTGGACAATCGAAAGTTGTCACCGGGGGGTGGTCAAAAACCACGGCGATGGTTATCGGTTCGCCGCTTCCATAGGCGCACGTTCTGTTTGGCAAAATTGGAGGTTTTGGCAGACTGCAAACGGACGACAGGGGGCTCAATTTTCTGACGCTCGATGGTTGGCGACCGATCGTCCCCCGAAGATTGCCATGCGTGCAGCAAAATGATTGTTGCGACCGCGGACGAGGCCACGAAACAGCGAGCCGTGTCGTGGCATTATCATCGAGCCTTTCCCACTGTCCGATGAAACGAAAAGAAGAGATTGCTAGCGATGCAACGCAACAAGAACGTAGTTTTAAATTCGTCTTTCCTGACTGAAATCACCAGAAACGCTGAGACGAGCAATCAGAAAGACTCCACGGCTGCCAAACGCAGCACTATCAAAATCGGGTCATTGCCTGGAAAGAAGATAGGCATCCACTCAGCACAACAAATTACCAAAATGGGACAGAGCGGAGACCAGACGACAATCTTCTTGTCAGCACGAGACGCCGCAAAACTTGTCGCAGAATTGACCAATCATCTGGCGAAGTTTCTTCCCGACGAATGAAGGCGACTATCCGGAGTTTGGGTCCTTCCTGCCTTTTTGAAATACGGGGGTAAGCTCACGGCAAGGTGTCTCTGATTACGGAATCTGCAAACCCGCTTCGCTTCGCTAAATCGCATCTCAGAGTCGCAGGATGGGAAACCAATGCGTGCCTGACGAGGACGCCGCATAGCAAGCAACCAAAGGTGAACCACGCGATAGGCGTTCGTCGACACAATAGCTATGCCGGAATCGTATGTATTGCCCGCTTATAGAACCATCGCTGCCATTCTCATGGCATCCAAACGTGATCGCCCCTCGCAAGAATGTTAAGATAGGCAAACCCTAAATCGCTAATCAAAGCACATTCCAAAAAAAGTTTTCAGGGGCGTTTTTGGGGTTAGTATTCTTTGATAATCCAGCGCCCAGGAAGTACGACAAAGACCGTAAAAAACGACACTTTTGACCGAAAAACCCTGTGGATAACCCTTCCAATTCTTGCCACATTTTCGACAGAACCTGACTCGTTTTTTAAAGCCTTGTCTTGCGGAGCGAAAAAATGTGTTTTCGGAGGCTTCACTTCTTCGTTGATGTCGCTAGAAATGCGAAAAGACCAGCAAAGGTAGGACTTTGCTGGCCTTTCCGTGTCCGACATGTTTCGCCGAACTAAGCAGCAGCAATCATGCGCGCCTTTTCGAAGCTTGCAACCTTCGAGCGCCGCAAAATTGCAAAAAAAGCGATTTGTGCCGGACTCCGTTTTTCACTTTCTACGGAGTTGTCTGAATGACACGTTCTGAACTGTTGGCCGCTGCCCAAAAAAAGCTTGGCCGCAAAATCCGCCCACACCAACTCAACTACGCAGTTTCACGTGGCTACGTGAAACCAGAATCACGCCGTCCTGATGGTTGGAATGTCTACGGCGATGAAGCCGTCAAAGGTCTGATTGCGTTCATGCGTGAACGAAGTCGCTCCATTCAATCTGCAAGCGTTTGAGCTGAGGGCAAAAAATGAACACGAACAACTGCGCTACCGGTGCGCCTTCACCGAACGATGACGGCGGGACGTCATTCCCTTGGGGAACCCTCCCACCACTGCTTACCAAACGGCAAACTGCGAAGTTCTACCACGTGAACGAACGCACGATTGACCGCTGGTTGAAAGACCAAACCTTGCCTGCGAACGCAAAGTTCGTTCGGGGCGGACGAGTCTACTTTCGCACGCAAGTGTTGATGGAAGACATTGCATCCGAAACCAATGCCGGAGGTGCAAACCATGAGTGATAGCACCACCGAAAACGCGATTCGCCAATTCCTGGCAGTCTTTCGTCGAATGCTTAGCACTGGTCGAAAAGTGGCTGCTGAGGATGCTTCTCGCGCCGTCGATACTCCGGATGGATTCGACCGCCGCGCCTTCGGTCCTGCCGTGTCCGCGATGGCTCGTGACGGAGAAATCGTCGCCGCTGGGTTCCGGCTGAGCACTCAGTCGAAACATCACTGCGGTATCAAACGGGTTTGGCTTCTGGTGAAGCACGACACCAACACAGAAGGAGGAACGTCCAATGAATGAACGTCCCTCCCTGAATGTTGGTGACAGTGCAACCCGTCCCACTCAATATAGCACCGCTCGCGAGTATCTCGCAGGCGGTATGTCGGTCATCCCACTGCGTTGTGACGGCAGCAAATCGCCGCTGGTTGCTTGGAATGACTATCGACAACGATTTCCATCCGATGATGAATTGCAATCGTGGTTCAGTCGTCCGGCTGGCATCGGAGTTGTCTGTGGCATCCAGTCCGGTGGTTTGGAAGTCCTCGACTTCGACGAACGTGCTGACATCACGTTTCTATCTTGGTGCGAACGAATCCCCACCGAACTGATTGATTGCTTGCCAGTGGTCCGCACTGGCGGGTTGGGATACCACATTCTTTATCGTTGCTCAGTCATTGGTGGGAACACCAAGATTGCAATGACCGCGGAGGGTGGTGTGCTCGTTGAATCACGAGGCGAAGGTGGCTACATCGTGGCCGCACAATCGCAGGATGGGGTTCATTCCAGTGGGCGACACTACGTTCAACTTCGTGGTGTGCCGCTTCCATTGGTTCCCATCATCACCCCGGAGGAACGCAAACTTCTGTGGCGTGCCGCCGCGGCGATGGACGAGCGAGTTGACCCGATGGCCGAATACGTGCGTCAACGTCGTTCTCAACTGAGACCGAAAGTACAGTCAGACAATACGACACCGTGGGGTGACTTCGATACCCGCGCGGACTGGTCCGACATTTTGGAACCCGCGGGTTGGACGACGAGCCGCGGCATCACGTGGACTCGCCCAGGCAAGCAGTTTGGTACATCGGCAAAGATTGCAATTGCTGGTGACGGGACCGAGGTGTTGGTGGTTTATTCATCGACTGCTGGTCCGCTGGCTGCCGAAGGGACCGGACATCGCACCTGGGGCAAGTTCGCAGCCTATGCAGCGTTGAATCATGGCGGTGACCGAAGCGCCGCGGCAAAAGCCGTGTTGGACCTGGGTTATGGGAGGGCGTCACGATGAGAGACACTCCCGAAATCGAGACATTGCCCGTTCACATTGATGCGGATGAAGTCGAGCGTCGTGCTCGTGAACTTGAATGGTCAGACCCGGATGAGTTGCCTGACGAACTGCCTACCGTGATGCCATATCGGTCTGAGTTGTTGCCTCGGTCGGTAGGTGCCGCGGTGGACGACATCGCGGAGCGAATGCAGTGTCCTCCCGATTACCCCGCTGCGTCGATGTTGGTAGCGATGGCCGCGGTTGTTGGATGCAGACTGGGCATCCGCCCACGGCGCTACGACGACTGGCTGGTCGTGCCGAACCTTTGGGGCTGCGTGGTCGGTCGTCCGTCCCTCAAAAAGACACCGGCAACGAAGGGTGCCGAACGGCAACTTCGTCACATTGAGGCGAGAGCAAGAGAAGCGTTGCAAAGTGACATCGAGGACGCTGAACTGGATGCGGTGTTGCTGCCCGAACAACGCAAGTTGCTCGAACAGCAAATCAAAGCTGCGTTGAAAAAGGGGGACGAAGAAGCTGCCCGAAATCACGCGTCTGCACTGCAAGACTTGCAAGAAGTTCAGCCACCAGAACCGCGGCGAATCATCGCCAAGGAATGCAGCATTCAAAAGCTGATTGAAATGCTCGGTCGGCATCCTGGCGGAATGATGTTGTTTGTCGATGAACTACTTGGTTGGATGAGGAAGCTAGACCGTGATGACCAAGGTGGTGTTCGGCAAATCTACCTGAGTCTTTGGAACGGAACCGAAGTCGTCAACGACGACACCATTGGCCGCGGCGAATTGACCGCTCGTGGTTGCGTCTCGTTGTTCGGATGTTTCACTCCCGGAGGTCTGACAAGCTATGTCAGCGCCGCAATCCGCGGTGGACGTGGTGATGATGGGTTGGTGCAACGTTTGCAAATTTGTGTATGGCCGGATTCACCGAAGGACTACAAGTCGGTGGACCGCTGGCCCGACAATCAAGCAAAAGACCGATTGAGAGAAACTTTTGAGCGACTGGCAGACATCGACGCGCAGGCTATCGGGGAGTTAGACCGTTATGACGAGGATGGGATTCCGTTCATGCGTTTTGATGCGGACGCCCAAGAGCTGTTTGATACCTGGGACCTGAATCACCAAAGGCGATTGCGTGCTGGTGACCTGCCCGAAGCGTTTGAGTCCCACCTGAGCAAGTATGCGTCGATGGTTCCGTCCATCGCGTTGTTGCTGCACCTGGCATCTGGTGACGAGGGTGCCGTTAGCGCGACCGCCACTCAATCGGCGATTCGATGGGCTGAGTACCTGGAAAGCCACGCTCAACGACTGTATGCCGTCGCGACATCACCTCAACGTCAACACGCTGGCCCATTGCTACGGCGATTGATTGATTGGCCGAAGGACAAAC includes these proteins:
- a CDS encoding bifunctional DNA primase/polymerase, which produces MNERPSLNVGDSATRPTQYSTAREYLAGGMSVIPLRCDGSKSPLVAWNDYRQRFPSDDELQSWFSRPAGIGVVCGIQSGGLEVLDFDERADITFLSWCERIPTELIDCLPVVRTGGLGYHILYRCSVIGGNTKIAMTAEGGVLVESRGEGGYIVAAQSQDGVHSSGRHYVQLRGVPLPLVPIITPEERKLLWRAAAAMDERVDPMAEYVRQRRSQLRPKVQSDNTTPWGDFDTRADWSDILEPAGWTTSRGITWTRPGKQFGTSAKIAIAGDGTEVLVVYSSTAGPLAAEGTGHRTWGKFAAYAALNHGGDRSAAAKAVLDLGYGRASR
- a CDS encoding YfjI family protein is translated as MRDTPEIETLPVHIDADEVERRARELEWSDPDELPDELPTVMPYRSELLPRSVGAAVDDIAERMQCPPDYPAASMLVAMAAVVGCRLGIRPRRYDDWLVVPNLWGCVVGRPSLKKTPATKGAERQLRHIEARAREALQSDIEDAELDAVLLPEQRKLLEQQIKAALKKGDEEAARNHASALQDLQEVQPPEPRRIIAKECSIQKLIEMLGRHPGGMMLFVDELLGWMRKLDRDDQGGVRQIYLSLWNGTEVVNDDTIGRGELTARGCVSLFGCFTPGGLTSYVSAAIRGGRGDDGLVQRLQICVWPDSPKDYKSVDRWPDNQAKDRLRETFERLADIDAQAIGELDRYDEDGIPFMRFDADAQELFDTWDLNHQRRLRAGDLPEAFESHLSKYASMVPSIALLLHLASGDEGAVSATATQSAIRWAEYLESHAQRLYAVATSPQRQHAGPLLRRLIDWPKDKPIRTSVIAKRGWSGLASTEVVDETLALLAEAGWVQSVRVNTGGRPTTDWFVHPEAANFLQIYQRETTKTPETTPDETFGGFDGSGLVRFPDNGVCDVEVIV